One window of the Candidatus Nanopelagicales bacterium genome contains the following:
- a CDS encoding SGNH/GDSL hydrolase family protein — MTDRASAPPWRRYVALGDSFTEGLQDEVGPDGRHRGWADRLAGELDARSPGLTYANLAVRGRLLPQVVDEQVPAALALDPDLVTFAAGVNDALRRHFDLDASATLLEDAVRRLRAGGADVLLVAFGDPSRRSRAIGSVTGRIAAYDSVVRAVAERYGCYLMDFWGLAAFDDDVLWDEDRLHLAPEGHRVVAAAALDALGFGDDRWRTPRAPSPHRPLPARVAADAAWARGHLLPWLGRRLRGISSGDGVDPKRPTLAPVDIRI, encoded by the coding sequence GTGACGGACCGAGCTTCGGCGCCTCCGTGGCGCCGCTACGTCGCCCTGGGCGACAGCTTCACGGAGGGGCTGCAGGACGAGGTCGGTCCCGACGGCCGGCACCGCGGCTGGGCGGACCGGCTCGCCGGCGAGCTCGACGCGCGGTCCCCGGGGCTGACGTACGCGAACCTCGCGGTCCGGGGGCGCCTGCTGCCGCAGGTCGTGGACGAGCAGGTCCCGGCGGCGCTCGCACTCGACCCGGACCTGGTGACGTTCGCCGCGGGCGTCAACGACGCGCTGCGCCGCCACTTCGACCTCGACGCCAGCGCGACGTTGCTGGAGGACGCGGTGCGGCGGCTGCGGGCGGGCGGCGCCGACGTGCTGCTGGTGGCGTTCGGTGACCCATCCCGGCGCTCCCGCGCGATCGGCTCGGTGACCGGGCGCATCGCCGCCTACGACTCCGTGGTTCGAGCGGTCGCCGAGCGCTACGGCTGCTACCTGATGGACTTCTGGGGGCTGGCCGCGTTCGACGACGACGTGCTGTGGGACGAGGACCGGCTGCACCTCGCGCCGGAGGGGCATCGCGTGGTGGCGGCGGCCGCGCTGGACGCGCTCGGGTTCGGTGACGACCGGTGGCGTACGCCGCGGGCTCCGTCACCGCACCGGCCGCTGCCGGCCCGGGTCGCCGCGGATGCGGCCTGGGCCCGCGGTCACCTGCTGCCGTGGCTGGGCCGACGGCTGCGCGGCATCAGCAGCGGGGACGGGGTCGACCCGAAGCGCCCCACGCTCGCTCCGGTTGACATACGAATCTGA